A region of the Dreissena polymorpha isolate Duluth1 chromosome 6, UMN_Dpol_1.0, whole genome shotgun sequence genome:
AGACGCATATGCAACCAGAAAAGTACCTTTGAATTGAGAACACAAGACCTAGTTCAATACCTTTGTAGGCGGGAATACGTCGATGATATTGTTTCCCAGGCTATGGCTAATGCAGTATTCCCCATGACGTGTAGTGTGTGCAACAAACAATATGTTAGTGAGACAAAAATGACTATGAGCAAACGCATAAACTTGCATGAGTCTGATTGGAAAACACTTAAATTTAAGAGATCCCCCGTTCTCGCACATTTTAACGAACATGATCACATGTTGGATAATATCGTCCTGTGCTGTATTGAAGctaatgaaaaatggtcagacaAAGCACGAAAACTTCGAGAAACATACTGGATAAGGCGACGCAATACTCTTTAGCCCCATGGAATACATAAACatgacatataaatataaaacaacttAACGCGAATTTCTCACTTCCATTTTAACTATTTTGAACGTTAAATcgatattataaacattttaaggGCAATTTTACAACACATAATTTTAATAAGTGTAAGTAAATAATCacaaaacgaaaaataaatatgacacaatactgaatgcaaaacgttcactgcaaattttaatattttattattacatcgATATAATGGATATCACGGGCGCAGTCTATAACACGATTTTAATAcgcgtaaataaataaatacaaaaaataaaacgacacctaactataaaaacaaaactgaatgccaaaaagtaaacttaatttttttcaatttcacgAACTATCGTTAGCATATTTGTACATCTTGTCAGCATATTTATGCTTCTAGTCCACATATCGATTTCTGACGGTACATGTAATTAcgaacaattaaatcttccttagAAAGAATTCAATATTCACTAGAAGATATAATAGCGCGCGTGAAATgtaacgcgtattttgattggttgttatttttAGCAGAACCCTGATTGGCTATAACATTTgtaggaacaattaaatcttcctaaggaagaattcaAAATTCACAGGAAGAATTAAGATGACGCGGCTAAAGGGGTCATAAGTCTCGAATTCTTCCTTAGAAAGATTCAAATCTTCATTAGGAAGATTAATATATTCTTTaggaagatttatatcttccttaggaagatttaattgtACATAAGGAAgaaataaatatcattatatcttcctaaggaagatttcaTGACCTTATATCCTCATGGTACGTCATACAAGTTCCTGCCGTTATAAACAACCCCGTGATAATAACCGAGCCAAGTGGAACAATAATCGCccctttgttatttttactttttaaatataattaataataattattataattattataattataattaaatatttattttttaaaaactatGCGCTTTCGTAGTTTCTACTTTTGACAGCGGAAATGACGTACTTATCGAACTTAACAGACGACATTAACTTGTATAAAGTTAAGTTAACAAACTACacactttttaatgaaaaactcTGCAACAAAACGATGAAATCAACCAAGAAAATCACTTCAATAGATAAATCATGAAGTTACCACAACCCGGGACATTTTTTCGCGGGAAATGAAACGAAAATATATCGAAAGTACGGAGTTtctaatgtaaataacataagGTGGCATTGGTATCGAAAGAGGTATAAATATAGCGCGATACAATGAATAACGTGAGGTCCGAGTATAGGGTAAATCGTCCTTAAATCAAGTATGCCCTTGAGTCGGACATTTGTATCTGTGTAGTTTCTTGACATGATTGGAGACGTAATAACATACGCTTTAATCGTGatactcaaaataaaaaatacagaaataaattgttatgaaatattttttcacgGTGAATTTGGATTATGAAACAgtattaataatttattgttaCTGTAAATCCAGAATGTTTAAAAATAGATCATCGTTATACCGTCGGCATTTTGGTTAGATGCATTTCACAGCATTTACCAATCACTTGATGTTGAAAATATAACCTTTAATAAAGAGATACTAGTTTCAGTGGTTCGCTCTATTTTATAGATTTCACAGTAAAAATGTGCTACAACTCAACAAGCGCCTGAGGTGAACGCTATTCGACCTTATGGCAAACACGAGTTTCCCTACTGGCAAAGGCATACGGGGGTGAATTAACCACATATTCATTCCAATCAACATGACTCAATCTATACTAAATCTCTGAACTCACTAACAATAAGAATCAAATAATGTTGCATCTTTATATTTATGAACCAAATAATTGCTTGAAAATGGATCAAATAATTGCGTGAAAATGGATCCATATACTATAATACTAAAGGACTGCACAAGCTGAGTCCCGGCTTTAATCAAATAGATTGTATTAAAGACTTGTACGTTGACCCGTCAAAGGAAAGGCCGAGTTTTCCCTTCTATTTTTTAGTTCGTAAGCAATATATTTTACTCTGTTTTACATGAATACACTTAAAGCGCTAATACACCTTCCAAAGTGTCCCGACTGTGAGAAACAAAGGTACAAGAAAACGTTGGAAATGTATGTTTACTAAATTATAACAACACAGTTTATAAATCCAATACACGGTACTATGTGATATAGTGGGATTATGGTCACGCACATGGTGTTAAGTGTTTTCTAAATATCCACACCGAATAATTTGCTTAATTTCCACACGTATTTTAGGTAAATACAATAATCAGAAACCATTGTCTTAACACATCGCgtcctttttaaatatattgaaccAAAACGAAATgttcgatatgttaaaatgtagattaaatgcaaaatatcataaaagcggaaagtgtcgtacctgataagcctttgtggactgcacaagccaatctgggacgatattttacgcacatacattaaaccccgtttttctcAGAGTTAGGCCCAAATAAAACGTCTACACGAATGTCACTAAGAAAGCATATGACACTGCCCTTTCACAACTAGTTCCGACAGATGCCAATAAGATAGGAACTCGCACTGTCAGGTACTGATTGCGCATGTTAAATTGTCTATTCCGGAAGATTCACGTGCATTAAAAAAACTTACTGACACATTTTCGTTTTTGAAAAAATTTTATCATGGCAATAGTCGATTTAGATATTAAGAGTATTATAATGCCTAGAtaaaaaattgaatacaaaatttccTTCACCAGGATTTGAGACCGGGGTCCAGCGGgaataaaaacgttatttaaataccACTTGGAAATTCAGGCGTATGAATAGTCTGCATATTTCAAGCGCTATAAtagtaaattatttataaatccaTCTATAGCTTGTTTAAATATAGTTTATAcactatattgtttaatatataaacaaaaaacaaacatagaATTGTAATGTTATCAATCTGTAAACAACGTCCCATTTATTGTCACGTGCGATCGAATACATAAGGAACACAGCTCAACGTATTGTTTACAGTAAGTGAGTGGACACAagcattcattttatttttatatttcttgCATCTGTGACAAAGCACGTGATTTTTATTAAGCACTTATTATAACACGGTCTCTGCCCGTTTTCAGCATGTGTTTCCTACATTATCATACGGTTCCTTTCCCCGTTTTTAGCATGTGTTTCTTAGCGGCTATGTCCGTAATAAACTGTGTCGTCTGCTCAGTCTCTTCCGGGCTCTCGTCTATCATCGTCACGGTTGACATGGCAACCGGTTTCCGCCGGTGCAAACGCCGATGACTGAGGGAAGAGTTATAAAAGTGTGTCAGATTCAAATGGTTCCTGCGCGCTATCGACTCGAACGTTTCATACTCGGTTTTCATTTTCGACATGTCCGGTCTTGGGGTATCACCGTGGGGTTTCGAATTAGAGTTCATTAAAAGCTTTTCGTAAACATCGGCGTTTCCCGGCTTAACAATCGGCTCGAGCTTCCGCGGTTTCGCCCGTGGCACAATCTTAATTTTACTCAGTGTCCCCTTGTAACCGCTCCCATCGCCGCCGCTCTGTTTTAAGCTGTCATTATGCGAGATACACGGCCGGTTCGGAAACGGCGACGGTCCCTGATTGGTCGCCGCCTCCTCCATCCGGGTCAAGGAATAAAGCGGGTACTTCCGCCGGTGCTTGTAGCGCGGCCCGTTACGCATCCGGCCGACCGTTTCGAGCACGTGCTGGTCTTGGCGTTGTTCAAGCCCACGACGGAGTGCGTGGATGCGCTGAAGGTAGGCCTGCTGCTTCTGACTGACCTCCGTGTACTCGTCCAACCACTCGTGCAGCCGCTCGCTCATCTTCCGCTGTCTGAAACAAACAGGATCAAAGTTTACAACATATTGGggcgcattctgggaaaactgcacctattgcatgtgcgttaagtgtcgtcacaggtttgcctgtgcagttcgcacaggctaataagcgGTGACAATGTCCCTTTCCGCCCACAGAAGATTTTTCTTCATTAAACGGAAATTGATTAAAATCggaagtgtagtccctgattattACTGCACgcactgctcaggctaatctgggacgacaacttacacatatgaattaagcccagttttcccagaacgattcTCATATTTTGCGTATCGGTCTGCTTTTAATCCGTTCTGAAGAGTGTAAATTGAAGTTATGCATGCTACGCTATAAATCATTTTCGTTCCTGTGTTAAACGGCTTCGAACTGGCGCATTATGCCGGCGGATATAGTTTAAATTGTCTATTAataatttttttgcatttatgataTTTAACCCCACAAACCAGTGCCCATTTTATTGACCCTATCTTTTACTTAAACCTGCTACTCCAGACACATATACTCAACAAACGATTTAACGTTGTGAAGTTATGCCTAGTAGATAGTAACGCACTTTAACATGTGAAATACTGATTGTTTTAGATATTTGTACAGGAAAGTCCCTTGTCGTCGCAATCATGTTCTCTTTATTAACAGCAACTTTGATATTTGTGTGTAAAATATGACCCTCAAATAAAAATTTCGCAAAAAACGCTTCAACTcggaaattgtttatttaatgtgtgcGTGTTGGTTATCCACACTTATCAAAGTAAAATTATAGGATGTAAGGAAAGTATAATTATAAGAAATCACATGTAGAACAAAATTATGCAttctaaataaatgtttaatttaattaaagttgTGTTCACATCACTATAACTGGGTGTGCCCGCCCCTAATACTGATTACACCCCAATAACTTGATGGCTTGGAAAAAA
Encoded here:
- the LOC127836157 gene encoding uncharacterized protein LOC127836157, producing the protein MAVASSKVALHLYLNNPHGLLAATIPNYVLVNGNAGLASVQAIVRSNPIPEEASGVDSESVVSVVRKANVVKFGEALPPIPDFNERSNQKTLSKEKLPSNSSKGAEINSFELNTPLPEVKRAVGMVPKLPPYKQSQSGRSSGATGEISPRGGDGQTVPSLGFSWSLNLDKRSQPEVRQKPPPPSLLEKLGRLKVGEPIGIVKLKRNKNHPAIYQVSKMSLQDKDGSQRKMSERLHEWLDEYTEVSQKQQAYLQRIHALRRGLEQRQDQHVLETVGRMRNGPRYKHRRKYPLYSLTRMEEAATNQGPSPFPNRPCISHNDSLKQSGGDGSGYKGTLSKIKIVPRAKPRKLEPIVKPGNADVYEKLLMNSNSKPHGDTPRPDMSKMKTEYETFESIARRNHLNLTHFYNSSLSHRRLHRRKPVAMSTVTMIDESPEETEQTTQFITDIAAKKHMLKTGKGTV